Proteins encoded within one genomic window of Anastrepha ludens isolate Willacy chromosome 4, idAnaLude1.1, whole genome shotgun sequence:
- the LOC128861945 gene encoding jerky protein homolog-like: CGEILSSDVASVTPFIHRFRAKVDEMGLMESQIYNVDETGLFYRCLPDKTYVSLFEKTAPGYKIQKERISVLLGVNADGSHKLMPLVIEKAKKPRSIQGFNNPLHYNFSKNAWMTSRIFHDGFHNIFIHEVIRFSQENNLPPKAILLIDNCSAHAPIEKLQSDDGNIIAFFFPPNVTATLQPMHQDPIKLTKLNYRSMLLSQLIAEGGDLKVRLKSFSIRNAIMLLKQTWYDVPERVIKKSWSKLNNWDSDQYESDDDDVPLAQLLQKDQDCNGALQAAQALLTEIEPTNNISIPEIEIWNNDVLDDDPAHDLNSDDESSGSSEFDDREVLPVVSTSTAIESVNNLIKWCTYSESFSAKHTSNLLALRNEIVIAETNKRKKQTAITNYLTAN; the protein is encoded by the exons tgtggcgAGATTCTCTCTAGTGATGTTGCTTCAGTCACCCCGTTTATTCACAGATTTCGTGCAAAAGTCGATGAGATGGGGCTAATGGagtcacaaatatataatgtaGATGAAACCGGATTATTTTACCGTTGTTTACCTGACAAAACATACGTCTCTCTTTTCGAGAAAACCGCCCCCGGGTATAAAATCCAGAAGGAACGAATTTCAGTGTTACTTGGTGTAAATGCTGATGGATCACATAAATTAATGCCATTAGtaattgaaaaagcaaaaaaaccaagAAGTATCCAAGGATTCAATAATCCACTCCATTAcaacttttccaaaaatgcttggatgACATCTCGGATTTTTCATGATGGGTTTCACAACATATTTATTCATGAg GTGATTCGTTTCTCTCAGGAAAATAATTTGCCTCCGAAGGCAATTTTGCTAATTGACAACTGCTCTGCTCATGCACCAATTGAGAAACTTCAAAGCGACGATGGAAAtataattgcatttttctttccaCCAAATGTAACAGCAACTTTACAACCAATGCATCAGGATCCTATTAAGTTAACCAAGCTAAACTACAGAAGTATGCTTCTTTCTCAATTAATTGCTGAAGGAGGTGACCTCAAGGTTCGCTTGAAATCCTTTTCAATTCGAAATGCAATCATGCTATTAAAGCAAACTTGGTATGATGTTCCAGAAAGAGTAATAAAAAAGTCCTGGTCAAAGTTGAACAACTGGGACTCTGATCAGTATGAAAGTGATGACGATGATGTGCCACTAGCACAGCTACTGCAAAAAGATCAAGACTGCAATGGAGCTCTTCAGGCAGCTCAAGCTCTTTTAACAGAAATAGAGCCAACTAATAACATAAGCATACCAGAAATTGAAATATGGAACAATGATGTGCTTGATGACGACCCTGCACATGATCTCAATAGCGATGATGAGTCTTCAGGCAGCAGCGAATTTGATGACCGGGAGGTCTTACCAGTTGTCTCTACTTCTACAGCCATTGAAAGcgtcaataatttaataaaatggtgTACTTATAGTGAATCGTTTTCCGCAAAGCACACAAGCAATCTGCTAGCTCTTCGCAATGAGATTGTTATTgcagaaacaaataaaaggaagaagcaaacagcaataacaaacTACTTGACTGCAAATTAG